A segment of the Nitrospirota bacterium genome:
CATCAGGTCCAAGACCACATCCACGTCCGTCCCCCGTTCACTGAAGCTACTGAGGCGGTGACATTCGATAAATACCGGCCGGCTAATATGGGGACGCATCAGCGCCATCACCGGATTGAACCGCTCGCTGTGGCCGACTTGTAGACAACACCCTCGTTGTTTGGCGAGCTGGACCAACTCCTCTGCTTCTGTTGGTGTGACAGCAATGGGTTTTTCAACCAGGACATGTTTGCCTGCCTGCAGACAGGCTTTGGCGACAGCATAGTGGCCAGACGTGGGAACCGCCACGCTCACGACATCGACGTGCGAGAGCAATTCATCGATCGTACGAAAGACCGGCGACCCATGCCGATCTGCGACCGTCTGTGCACGCTCAATCGATTGATCCGTCAGGCCAACGAGCTGCGCCCCGGGCAAGGAGGCATAGAGGCGCGCATGGTGCTGCCCGAGATGTCCGACACCGATCACACCTGCCCTTAGCAGCTTCATAGGATACCCCGAGCGTGATACAGCGATGGGAAGAGAACGGGCCCACCTGTCCTCTTCTTTGTCAGGAGCTCATCACGCATTACGGCTCCCCCATCGCATCCTGCTTAATCCCGACAATGGCAATGCGGGCAAACTTAGCCTTCTCCAACATAATCTCACGATCCAACAAAATGGTCCGTCCGGCTTCGACCGCCAACACGGAAGCCTTGACCGATGCCATCACTTCAATCGTTCGAGGCCCCACGGCCGGGAGATCGAATCGCAAGTCCTGCTGCGGCTTCGATCGTTTGACCACCACCGCGCCCTCCTTGGCCAGATCGCCGCCGCGTTTGATGGCGCCATCGGTGCCTTCGACCGCTTCGACGGCCACAACCACGCGATCTTTAATCACGACACATTGCCCGATATCGAGACGGCCGATGTCATGCGCCACGTCCCAGCCGTAGCGGATGTCCGCCCATTCTTTCTCCGATGGAGTCCGTTCGGTCAACGGCCCTTCTTCCACGAGAATCCCCTCAAGCCCGAAGGTCGACTCACAGATGGCGATCCCTTCTTGCTCGAGTTCCTTTGCGATTTCACGCAAGAGATCGTCGTCTTTCCAGAGCGCCAACCTCGTCGCCAATGCCAAGGCGCGAAAGTCAGGCCGGACCGTGGTAAACATATGGGTCTTCTTGATCCCGCCCAGCATCACAGCCTGATGGACGCCGTCTTCCTTGAAGGCCTTGATCAGTTTATTGAGCTGGCCGATCTTGATCCAATGGATCCGATCCACATGGCCGGCCAACTCCGGTTCCGTCTCGCCTTCATGTGCCACCGCCGACACGTGATAACCCAGCCTTCTGGCATTATCCGCAAAGATGATCGGAAACCGGCCGTTGCCGGCAATCAGCCCAATTCGCTCGCCATCGGTCATATGAGGCAGTACGGCCACGGTGCTTACTCCTCATTCTCCTGATCTTTACCGACCGACCGACAGATGCCGCGTTTCGTTCCTTCGAGAAACCCCAACACCGTCATCACGTCCGGTTGATCGCCGAACTCGACCTTTGCCAATTTAGCCGCTTCAGCCGTTCGATGCCCCGATCGGAACAACATGTCGTAGGCTCGTTTCAACACCGAGATCCGATCGGTGGAAAACCCCTGTCGGCGCAACCCCACCGAATTGAGGCCGTACATCCGCGCACGATAGCCGCCCGCCGCCCGCATGAAGGGAGGAAGGTCCTGCCCGAGGGCGCAACAGCCGCCAACCATGGAGTAGGACCCGACCCGCACATGTTGATGAATCCCGGTCAATCCCCCGATGATCGCATGGTCACCAATGGTGATGTGGCCGGCCAAACTGGCGGCATTGGCCAGGATGAGATGGCTGCCGAGATGACAGTCGTGGGCGACGTGCACATAGGCCATGAGGAAATTCTTGGAGCCGATCGTCGTCGTCCCGCCGCCTTGTACGGTTGCGCGATTGACCGTGACATATTCCCGGAAAATGTTGTCGTCGCCGATCACGACCTTAGTCGGTTCGCCCTTATAGGCGAGATGTTGGGGTGGGGCGCCGATCGAGACGAAGGGATGCAGCTCGCACCGCGCACCGATCTCCGTCCAGCCATCGACGGCGACATGAGACACGAGTCGCGTCCCAGACCCGATGGTGACATGTTCGCCAACCACACAAAATGGGCCCACCACGACGTCGGCGGCCAACTGCGCCTTAGGGTGGACGATGGCACTCGCATGAATCTGCACGCTTAACCTCCAGTGATGAATGATCGGTGATCAGTGCTGGGCTTCGGATAACTGCTATTCCACCAAAACTCGCCACGCATCACGCATCACCTTTTACGGCCTTTTCTTCCGTGACCATCGCGGTCACTTCGGCTTCGCAGACGAGTTCCTCTCCGACGAAGGCCTTCCCTTCCATCTTCCAGAACGGCGGCCGTTTCCTCACGACCTCGATCTCGAATCGCAACTGGTCACCGGGCACGACCGGTTTTCTGAACTTCGCGCCATCGACACCGGTCAAATAGACGACCGGACGTGCGGCGTTCCCCAGCGACTTAAACGCCAGAATAGCGCCAACTTGAGACATGGCTTCCAGAATCAACACCCCTGGCATGACCGGGCGTCCAGGGAAATGCCCCAGAAAGAAAGGTTCGTTGATCGTCACGTTCTTGATCCCGACGATTCGTTTGTCGGGATCCAGTTCCTGAATCCGATCGACCAGAAGAAAGGGGTACCGGTGCGGCAAAAGCGCCTGTATTTCGGCTTGCTCCATGACGGACATCGACAGAACCTCCTCTATCAGAATGCTGAAAAAGTCTGCCAGCTTCGGTCTCGCATCTCTCAGAGGCTCAACGTACCGCAAGGGTACCCCTCCGCCTCTTCGCTCGCTGCGGCCTTGCTGGACAGCCTTGTTGAGCATTCTGATGCTTATGTTGACATCAACACCATCAAGAAAGATTTTAATGGCGACGCTTCAAATGATCCTTCCACGCTTGCTCATACTTCTCTTCAGGGATGGAGGCTGATGGATCTTCCCCTGCGCGCGTCAGCCCTCATCCCACACTTCACTTTCAAGGGCGGCCTGGTCGATCCTCGATTGCGCGCGTCGAACGAGCACATTCTTATCGTGCGCGTTCCGCGAGCAAGAGGACGACCAGGCTGCCCTCTCCCCCGCTACTTATTCTGCCGATCGAACTCCTTCACCATCTGATCGGTCACATCCAGGGCAGGCTGATGGTAGAGTACGACTTTGATCGCAATCTCGCTCCCCTTGTCGATGATCGCAACGTAGCCATTCTTTTCTGCCACGGCCTGGGCAGCCGCTTGCACTTTCTTCGAGTACTCTGCCACCATGTCACGTTGCTTTTGTTGAATCTCGCGATTGAAGTCGCCCAACCGACGTTGATAGGCCTCCAGTTTGGCCTGGAACTGATTCTGCTTCTCCTGCTTCGCACTGTCGGTCAATTTCCCGTCTTGAATCGTCTGTTCCAACTCTTTCAACTCTTGATCGTCGGCATTGATGATTTTCTGTCTGGTCGTAGAGTAGGACTTCAGCTCTTCTAAGGCCCGCTTGCCGGCCTTCGACTGCTCGATGACCGCTTGCTGATCCATCACCCCAACCTTCGGGACATCAGCCGACAACCCCGGCGACACCATCATCAACCACAATCCCACGGCACCGACTAGACCAGTCACACTCATTCGTTCCATCGAGTCCTCCTCTTTATCCTCAATGCTGACTCACCCGTCCCGCTATTCTCCCAAGTTTCGCTCCTCACGCCGGCTACGGATACTCGCGGTTAAATTCGTCGATCACCTGGCCTGTAATATCGAGCCCTTCATCGCTATATAACGTGGGGCCTCCCTTTCCCTTGTCCATGACGACCTGGAGCCCCAGGCGCTTGGAGACTTTTCCCACGACATGCTCCACCTTTTCACGAAACCCTTCGAGCACGTCTTTTTGCTTCTCTTGAACCTCCCGGTTCATGTCTCCGGCTTTCTGCTGATACTCCGCCATCCTGCGCCGAAACTGCTCTTCACGCTCCCGTTTCGCTGTCGGGCTCAATACGCTGGCCTGTCTCCCAAAATCCTCCTCCATACGGCGAAGCTCTTTTTCTTCCAGCTCGATCAAGGCCTGACGATTCTTAGAGAAGGCACTCAAGGAATCCTTGGCCTTCTTTCCCGCATTTGTCTCGCTGAGGACACGGGCTGGATCGACGAGACCCACCTTCCCCTCAACCTTCGCCACGCCGGCAGCGCAGCCGGCGACAGCAAGGCCCATGGCAAGACAAACCGCAGAGAACAGAGTCCGACATACATGGTCAACCTGCATCACACCGCTACCTCGCTCATGGTCATAGACTTGTCCCATTAGAACAGCGAACCGATCGTAAACTCGAACACTCCTTTACGTTCACGCTCACGGGCTTCAAGATTCAACCCATACGCGGCGCGGAGGGGCCCGAACGGTGAGATCCATCGCCCTTCAATACCGGCGGACTTCCGCAACTTAAACGAGAGCGGTTCATTGTCGTCAAAGCCTTTCCCATAGTCAAAGAAGATCACCCCGTTGAGTTTGGCATCGGCAGAAATCGTAAAGATAAAATCGGTATTGACGATCAACTCTTTGGTGGCGCCAAGCAGCGAATTGTTGAGCGTCACCGGTCCCGCCTGCCCGAACACGAAGCCGCGCATCGTATTGATACCGCCGACAAAATATCGTTCGGTCAGCGGAATAGGCTTGCCCTCCATGCCGACCGCAGCGCCATAGCGGGCATGGACCGATACCCGCGTATCGAACGGCAACGGCGTATATTTCATCAGGTCCAACGAATATTTATAGAAGTTATTGCTTCCGCCCAGGTAGGGCGTCCCCAAATCGAAGCCCACGGAGGCGCGCCAACCGGTACGGGGATCTAAATAGTAGTCTCTCGTGTCACGAGCCAGCGAGGTCCGAAACCCGGTCGTCGTCTGATTTCCAAGCTGGCCGCAGACAAGAGGAAACAGATCTGGACAAATTCCTTCCTGTGGATCGCTGAAATTCAGCTGCTCCGCAAAAAGGCTGATACTCCCTGTCGCATATTCAGAAAGCCAGCGGCCGAACGTGATACTGGCGCCGGCTTTCTTCTCAAAATAGGTGATGTAGTTGGTCATGCTGCGATAGACGTCCAACTGCATCGAGGTCAAGGAATCTTCTAAATAGGGATTCCGAAATGTGATCAACCCAAGGGTGCGCTGCTGGCCCAA
Coding sequences within it:
- the lpxI gene encoding UDP-2,3-diacylglucosamine diphosphatase LpxI (LpxI, functionally equivalent to LpxH, replaces it in LPS biosynthesis in a minority of bacteria.), whose protein sequence is MTDGERIGLIAGNGRFPIIFADNARRLGYHVSAVAHEGETEPELAGHVDRIHWIKIGQLNKLIKAFKEDGVHQAVMLGGIKKTHMFTTVRPDFRALALATRLALWKDDDLLREIAKELEQEGIAICESTFGLEGILVEEGPLTERTPSEKEWADIRYGWDVAHDIGRLDIGQCVVIKDRVVVAVEAVEGTDGAIKRGGDLAKEGAVVVKRSKPQQDLRFDLPAVGPRTIEVMASVKASVLAVEAGRTILLDREIMLEKAKFARIAIVGIKQDAMGEP
- the lpxA gene encoding acyl-ACP--UDP-N-acetylglucosamine O-acyltransferase; this encodes MQIHASAIVHPKAQLAADVVVGPFCVVGEHVTIGSGTRLVSHVAVDGWTEIGARCELHPFVSIGAPPQHLAYKGEPTKVVIGDDNIFREYVTVNRATVQGGGTTTIGSKNFLMAYVHVAHDCHLGSHLILANAASLAGHITIGDHAIIGGLTGIHQHVRVGSYSMVGGCCALGQDLPPFMRAAGGYRARMYGLNSVGLRRQGFSTDRISVLKRAYDMLFRSGHRTAEAAKLAKVEFGDQPDVMTVLGFLEGTKRGICRSVGKDQENEE
- the fabZ gene encoding 3-hydroxyacyl-ACP dehydratase FabZ; protein product: MSVMEQAEIQALLPHRYPFLLVDRIQELDPDKRIVGIKNVTINEPFFLGHFPGRPVMPGVLILEAMSQVGAILAFKSLGNAARPVVYLTGVDGAKFRKPVVPGDQLRFEIEVVRKRPPFWKMEGKAFVGEELVCEAEVTAMVTEEKAVKGDA
- a CDS encoding OmpH family outer membrane protein — translated: MERMSVTGLVGAVGLWLMMVSPGLSADVPKVGVMDQQAVIEQSKAGKRALEELKSYSTTRQKIINADDQELKELEQTIQDGKLTDSAKQEKQNQFQAKLEAYQRRLGDFNREIQQKQRDMVAEYSKKVQAAAQAVAEKNGYVAIIDKGSEIAIKVVLYHQPALDVTDQMVKEFDRQNK
- a CDS encoding OmpH family outer membrane protein, producing MGQVYDHERGSGVMQVDHVCRTLFSAVCLAMGLAVAGCAAGVAKVEGKVGLVDPARVLSETNAGKKAKDSLSAFSKNRQALIELEEKELRRMEEDFGRQASVLSPTAKREREEQFRRRMAEYQQKAGDMNREVQEKQKDVLEGFREKVEHVVGKVSKRLGLQVVMDKGKGGPTLYSDEGLDITGQVIDEFNREYP